A region of Aquarana catesbeiana isolate 2022-GZ linkage group LG08, ASM4218655v1, whole genome shotgun sequence DNA encodes the following proteins:
- the LOC141105404 gene encoding uncharacterized protein, with amino-acid sequence MTETEIAPSAAPPAEPAAKKKATKKAAAGGAKKGSKKPSGPSVSDLIVTAVAASKERSGVSLAALKKLLAAGGYDVDKNNSRLKIAIRALVTKGSLVQVKGHGASGSFKINKKQQEGDKAKKVTKKKPSAAAKPKKPAAAKKPAKSPKKKVPSKAAKSPKKAAKKPAKAAASPAKKATKSPKKPKAAAKPKKAAKSPAKKAAKPKTAAKPKKAAPKKK; translated from the coding sequence ATGACGGAGACTGAGATCGCCCCATCCGCCGCTCCTCCAGCGGAGCCCGCCGCCAAGAAGAAGGCGACTAAGAAGGCGGCAGCCGGAGGAGCCAAGAAAGGCAGCAAGAAGCCGTCCGGTCCCAGCGTGTCCGACCTCATCGTCACAGCCGTGGCCGCTTCCAAGGAGCGCAGCGGGGTCTCTCTGGCCGCCCTCAAGAAGCTCCTGGCCGCCGGAGGATACGATGTGGACAAGAACAACAGCCGCCTCAAGATCGCCATCAGGGCGCTGGTGACTAAGGGGAGCCTCGTCCAGGTCAAAGGACATGGAGCCTCCGGATCCTTCAAGATCAACAAGAAGCAGCAAGAGGGCGACAAGGCCAAGAAAGTCACCAAGAAGAAGCCATCGGCTGCGGCCAAGCCCAAGAAACCTGCGGCCGCCAAGAAGCcagccaagtcccccaagaagaaagtccccagcaaagcagccaagagccccaagaAGGCCGCCAAGAAACCGGCAAAGGCTGCAGCTTCTCCCGCCAAGAAGGCGACAAAGAGCCCCAAGAAGCCCAAAGCTGCAGCCAAGCCGAAAAAAGCCGCCAAGAGTCCGGCTAAGAAGGCGGCTAAACCCAAGACAGCAGCCAAGCCCAAGAAGGCCGCTCcgaagaagaaataa
- the LOC141105405 gene encoding histone H3 → MARTKQTARKSTGGKAPRKQLATKAARKSAPATGGVKKPHRYRPGTVALREIRRYQKSTELLIRKLPFQRLVREIAQDFKTDLRFQSSAVMALQEASEAYLVGLFEDTNLCAIHAKRVTIMPKDIQLARRIRGERA, encoded by the coding sequence ATGGCAAGAACCAAGCAGACCGCTCGTAAGTCCACCGGAGGGAAAGCTCCccgcaagcagctggccaccaAAGCCGCCCGCAAGAGCGCCCCGGCCACCGGCGGAGTCAAGAAGCCTCACCGCTACAGGCCCGGCACCGTGGCCCTCCGAGAGATCCGCCGCTACCAGAAATCCACCGAGCTGCTCATCCGCAAGCTGCCCTTCCAGCGCCTCGTCCGAGAGATCGCCCAGGACTTCAAGACCGACCTGCGCTTCCAGAGCTCCGCCGTCATGGCTCTGCAGGAAGCCTCCGAGGCTTATCTCGTAGGACTCTTCGAGGACACCAACCTCTGCGCCATCCATGCCAAGAGGGTCACCATCATGCCCAAAGACATCCAGCTGGCACGCCGCATCCGCGGAGAGAGGGCCTAA